A DNA window from Ranitomeya imitator isolate aRanImi1 chromosome 2, aRanImi1.pri, whole genome shotgun sequence contains the following coding sequences:
- the LOC138663740 gene encoding zinc finger protein 260-like isoform X3, with amino-acid sequence MWCAALQVEVSTDSDPLSGDLLHKRIFPVDSSRMDRDKMAESMLHLTLEIIFRLTGEDYTVVKKTSGERCEDPVFERRGRTMSPITGPPRYPLIHEYINDQKILKLTYKMIELLTGEVPIRCQDVSVYFSMEEWEYLEGHKDLYKDVMLEDPQPLTSPALSSKRTTPESCPRPLLPQDCKQEDPNVPQYHKNESLDNINTTETYLRSDDWYKMEIPTDNYPEDCTRRSCGHQFFSDIKDNHGIKPEMYEEHANILQISPEFHSKNISSNLFQHDQPSDSSKTFKQNNNKIDSRHQKAHTGEKPFSCLECGKCFTYKADLVIHERNHTGEKPFSCSECGKCYSAKARLVNHQTSHTGKKPFSCSECGKCFNRKPNLAAHQLIHTGVKPFSCPECGKCFTYKSTLVKHQRTHTGEKPFSCPECGKGFNDKSNLTAHLRIHTGEKPFSCQECLKCFTSKAELVRHEGTHTGARPFPCSECEKCYSIKSRLVRHQSTHRGEKPFSCSECGKCFTQKANLSAHQKIHRGEKPFPCSECEKCFTQKANLSAHQKIHIGEKP; translated from the exons GTTTCTACAGATTCAGATCCTCTCAGTGGGGATCTTCTACATAAGAGAATTTTTCCGGTTGACTcatcaaggatggatagggacaagatggcagagagTATGTTACACCTCACTCTAGAGATCATCtttcggcttactggagag gattacacagtagtgaagaagacctctggtGAGCGCTGTGAGGACCCTGTGTTTGAGAGAAGGGGAAGAAccatgagcccaatcacggggcctccacgttACCCACTGATACATGAGTACataaatgaccagaagatcctaaaactcacctacaagatgattgagctgctgactggagag gttcctataaggtgtcaggatgtctctgTCTATTTTTCAATGGAGgaatgggagtatttagaaggacacaaagatctgtacaaggacgtcatgttggaggatccccagcccctcacatcaccag ctctatccagtaagaggacaacaccagagagctgtccccgtcctcttcttccacaggactgtaaacaagaagatcctaaTGTTCCTCAGTATCATAAG AATGAAAGTCTTGacaatattaatactacagagacctaTTTAAGGTCTGATGATTGGTATAAAatggagattcctacagataactaCCCAG AAGACTGTACCAGGAGGTCATGTGGACATCAATTTTTTTCAGATATTAAAGATAATCATGGTATCAAACCTGAAATGTATGAAGAGCATGCCAATATCTTACAAATATCACCAGAGTTTCACAGCAAAAATATATCATCCAATCTTTTTCAACATGACCAACCTTCTGATTCCTCAAAAACTTTTAagcaaaataataacaaaatagaTTCTCGACATCAAAAAgctcacacaggggaaaaacctttttcatgtttagaatgcgggaaatgttttacctacaaAGCGGATCTTGTTATACATGAGAGAAATCATaccggggagaagccattttcatgttcagaatgcgggaaatgttatAGTGCTAAAGCAAGACTTGTTAATCATCAAACAAGCCACACAGggaagaaaccattttcatgttctgaatgtgggaaatgttttaatcggaaaccAAATCTTGCGGCACATCAGTTAATTCACACAGGagtaaagccattttcatgtccagaatgtggaaaatgttttacatacAAATCgactcttgttaaacatcagagaactcacacaggggagaagccattttcatgtcccgAATGTGGGAAGGGTTTTAACGACAAATCAAATCTTACTGCAcatctgagaattcacacaggggagaagccattttcatgtcaagAATGTCTGAAATGTTTTACTTCTAAAGCAGAACTTGTTAGACATGAGGGAACCCACACAGGGGCAAGGccatttccatgttcagaatgtgagaaatgttacagCATTAAATCAAGACTTGTTAGACATCAGTCAactcacagaggggagaagccattttcatgttcagaatgtgggaaatgctttacccaAAAGGCAAATCTTTCtgcacatcagaaaattcacagagGTGAGAAAccatttccatgttcagaatgtgagaaatgcttTACTCAAAAAGCAAATCTTTCtgcacatcagaaaattcacatagGGGAGAAACCATAG
- the LOC138663740 gene encoding zinc finger protein 260-like isoform X2 gives MGFFHVTSAYLLPNQVSTDSDPLSGDLLHKRIFPVDSSRMDRDKMAESMLHLTLEIIFRLTGEDYTVVKKTSGERCEDPVFERRGRTMSPITGPPRYPLIHEYINDQKILKLTYKMIELLTGEVPIRCQDVSVYFSMEEWEYLEGHKDLYKDVMLEDPQPLTSPALSSKRTTPESCPRPLLPQDCKQEDPNVPQYHKNESLDNINTTETYLRSDDWYKMEIPTDNYPDCTRRSCGHQFFSDIKDNHGIKPEMYEEHANILQISPEFHSKNISSNLFQHDQPSDSSKTFKQNNNKIDSRHQKAHTGEKPFSCLECGKCFTYKADLVIHERNHTGEKPFSCSECGKCYSAKARLVNHQTSHTGKKPFSCSECGKCFNRKPNLAAHQLIHTGVKPFSCPECGKCFTYKSTLVKHQRTHTGEKPFSCPECGKGFNDKSNLTAHLRIHTGEKPFSCQECLKCFTSKAELVRHEGTHTGARPFPCSECEKCYSIKSRLVRHQSTHRGEKPFSCSECGKCFTQKANLSAHQKIHRGEKPFPCSECEKCFTQKANLSAHQKIHIGEKP, from the exons ATGGGATTCTTTCATGTTACATCGGCTTATCTTCTCCCGAATCAGGTTTCTACAGATTCAGATCCTCTCAGTGGGGATCTTCTACATAAGAGAATTTTTCCGGTTGACTcatcaaggatggatagggacaagatggcagagagTATGTTACACCTCACTCTAGAGATCATCtttcggcttactggagag gattacacagtagtgaagaagacctctggtGAGCGCTGTGAGGACCCTGTGTTTGAGAGAAGGGGAAGAAccatgagcccaatcacggggcctccacgttACCCACTGATACATGAGTACataaatgaccagaagatcctaaaactcacctacaagatgattgagctgctgactggagag gttcctataaggtgtcaggatgtctctgTCTATTTTTCAATGGAGgaatgggagtatttagaaggacacaaagatctgtacaaggacgtcatgttggaggatccccagcccctcacatcaccag ctctatccagtaagaggacaacaccagagagctgtccccgtcctcttcttccacaggactgtaaacaagaagatcctaaTGTTCCTCAGTATCATAAG AATGAAAGTCTTGacaatattaatactacagagacctaTTTAAGGTCTGATGATTGGTATAAAatggagattcctacagataactaCCCAG ACTGTACCAGGAGGTCATGTGGACATCAATTTTTTTCAGATATTAAAGATAATCATGGTATCAAACCTGAAATGTATGAAGAGCATGCCAATATCTTACAAATATCACCAGAGTTTCACAGCAAAAATATATCATCCAATCTTTTTCAACATGACCAACCTTCTGATTCCTCAAAAACTTTTAagcaaaataataacaaaatagaTTCTCGACATCAAAAAgctcacacaggggaaaaacctttttcatgtttagaatgcgggaaatgttttacctacaaAGCGGATCTTGTTATACATGAGAGAAATCATaccggggagaagccattttcatgttcagaatgcgggaaatgttatAGTGCTAAAGCAAGACTTGTTAATCATCAAACAAGCCACACAGggaagaaaccattttcatgttctgaatgtgggaaatgttttaatcggaaaccAAATCTTGCGGCACATCAGTTAATTCACACAGGagtaaagccattttcatgtccagaatgtggaaaatgttttacatacAAATCgactcttgttaaacatcagagaactcacacaggggagaagccattttcatgtcccgAATGTGGGAAGGGTTTTAACGACAAATCAAATCTTACTGCAcatctgagaattcacacaggggagaagccattttcatgtcaagAATGTCTGAAATGTTTTACTTCTAAAGCAGAACTTGTTAGACATGAGGGAACCCACACAGGGGCAAGGccatttccatgttcagaatgtgagaaatgttacagCATTAAATCAAGACTTGTTAGACATCAGTCAactcacagaggggagaagccattttcatgttcagaatgtgggaaatgctttacccaAAAGGCAAATCTTTCtgcacatcagaaaattcacagagGTGAGAAAccatttccatgttcagaatgtgagaaatgcttTACTCAAAAAGCAAATCTTTCtgcacatcagaaaattcacatagGGGAGAAACCATAG
- the LOC138663740 gene encoding zinc finger protein 260-like isoform X1 produces MGFFHVTSAYLLPNQVSTDSDPLSGDLLHKRIFPVDSSRMDRDKMAESMLHLTLEIIFRLTGEDYTVVKKTSGERCEDPVFERRGRTMSPITGPPRYPLIHEYINDQKILKLTYKMIELLTGEVPIRCQDVSVYFSMEEWEYLEGHKDLYKDVMLEDPQPLTSPALSSKRTTPESCPRPLLPQDCKQEDPNVPQYHKNESLDNINTTETYLRSDDWYKMEIPTDNYPEDCTRRSCGHQFFSDIKDNHGIKPEMYEEHANILQISPEFHSKNISSNLFQHDQPSDSSKTFKQNNNKIDSRHQKAHTGEKPFSCLECGKCFTYKADLVIHERNHTGEKPFSCSECGKCYSAKARLVNHQTSHTGKKPFSCSECGKCFNRKPNLAAHQLIHTGVKPFSCPECGKCFTYKSTLVKHQRTHTGEKPFSCPECGKGFNDKSNLTAHLRIHTGEKPFSCQECLKCFTSKAELVRHEGTHTGARPFPCSECEKCYSIKSRLVRHQSTHRGEKPFSCSECGKCFTQKANLSAHQKIHRGEKPFPCSECEKCFTQKANLSAHQKIHIGEKP; encoded by the exons ATGGGATTCTTTCATGTTACATCGGCTTATCTTCTCCCGAATCAGGTTTCTACAGATTCAGATCCTCTCAGTGGGGATCTTCTACATAAGAGAATTTTTCCGGTTGACTcatcaaggatggatagggacaagatggcagagagTATGTTACACCTCACTCTAGAGATCATCtttcggcttactggagag gattacacagtagtgaagaagacctctggtGAGCGCTGTGAGGACCCTGTGTTTGAGAGAAGGGGAAGAAccatgagcccaatcacggggcctccacgttACCCACTGATACATGAGTACataaatgaccagaagatcctaaaactcacctacaagatgattgagctgctgactggagag gttcctataaggtgtcaggatgtctctgTCTATTTTTCAATGGAGgaatgggagtatttagaaggacacaaagatctgtacaaggacgtcatgttggaggatccccagcccctcacatcaccag ctctatccagtaagaggacaacaccagagagctgtccccgtcctcttcttccacaggactgtaaacaagaagatcctaaTGTTCCTCAGTATCATAAG AATGAAAGTCTTGacaatattaatactacagagacctaTTTAAGGTCTGATGATTGGTATAAAatggagattcctacagataactaCCCAG AAGACTGTACCAGGAGGTCATGTGGACATCAATTTTTTTCAGATATTAAAGATAATCATGGTATCAAACCTGAAATGTATGAAGAGCATGCCAATATCTTACAAATATCACCAGAGTTTCACAGCAAAAATATATCATCCAATCTTTTTCAACATGACCAACCTTCTGATTCCTCAAAAACTTTTAagcaaaataataacaaaatagaTTCTCGACATCAAAAAgctcacacaggggaaaaacctttttcatgtttagaatgcgggaaatgttttacctacaaAGCGGATCTTGTTATACATGAGAGAAATCATaccggggagaagccattttcatgttcagaatgcgggaaatgttatAGTGCTAAAGCAAGACTTGTTAATCATCAAACAAGCCACACAGggaagaaaccattttcatgttctgaatgtgggaaatgttttaatcggaaaccAAATCTTGCGGCACATCAGTTAATTCACACAGGagtaaagccattttcatgtccagaatgtggaaaatgttttacatacAAATCgactcttgttaaacatcagagaactcacacaggggagaagccattttcatgtcccgAATGTGGGAAGGGTTTTAACGACAAATCAAATCTTACTGCAcatctgagaattcacacaggggagaagccattttcatgtcaagAATGTCTGAAATGTTTTACTTCTAAAGCAGAACTTGTTAGACATGAGGGAACCCACACAGGGGCAAGGccatttccatgttcagaatgtgagaaatgttacagCATTAAATCAAGACTTGTTAGACATCAGTCAactcacagaggggagaagccattttcatgttcagaatgtgggaaatgctttacccaAAAGGCAAATCTTTCtgcacatcagaaaattcacagagGTGAGAAAccatttccatgttcagaatgtgagaaatgcttTACTCAAAAAGCAAATCTTTCtgcacatcagaaaattcacatagGGGAGAAACCATAG